One Myxococcota bacterium DNA segment encodes these proteins:
- a CDS encoding NAD(P)-dependent alcohol dehydrogenase, translated as MINAKGIAAFSSKEPLAPYAFERREPKERDVVIDIKFCGICHSDIHTVRSEWGNVTYPLVPGHEIAGIVRAVGSGVTKYKVGDRVGVGCLVDSCRACSSCEQDLEQYCVKGGTYTYNSPDPHTQGVTQGGYSDTIVVDENYVLRIPTSLSLEKAAPLLCAGITLYSPLKHWKAGPGKKVAILGLGGLGHMGVKLAAALGAEVTVLSHSEKKREDALKMGAHHFVLTHDAEVFKQYAGHFDLIVNTVSADLNMGDYLGMLKLDATLVVVGVPEKAPAIHAFPLIGMRRSYAGSLIGSLKETQEMLDFCGKHEITPEIELISPAEVNAAYERVVKSDVRYRFVIDMAGL; from the coding sequence ATGATCAATGCCAAAGGGATTGCCGCTTTTTCTTCAAAAGAACCACTTGCCCCATATGCTTTCGAACGCAGAGAGCCCAAAGAACGTGATGTCGTTATTGATATTAAGTTTTGCGGCATTTGCCATTCGGATATCCATACGGTGCGTAGCGAATGGGGCAATGTCACCTATCCCCTTGTGCCGGGGCACGAAATTGCCGGCATAGTCCGCGCCGTTGGATCAGGCGTCACTAAGTACAAAGTTGGTGATCGGGTCGGTGTTGGGTGTTTGGTAGATTCCTGCAGAGCATGCTCAAGTTGCGAGCAGGATCTAGAGCAATATTGCGTTAAGGGTGGGACATACACTTATAACTCACCCGATCCACATACGCAGGGTGTCACGCAAGGCGGGTATTCAGACACGATTGTGGTTGATGAAAATTACGTTTTGCGAATTCCTACTTCACTTTCGCTTGAAAAGGCAGCACCTTTGCTTTGCGCTGGGATCACGCTTTATTCTCCGCTCAAACATTGGAAGGCGGGTCCGGGCAAGAAAGTGGCGATTTTAGGTCTGGGAGGTCTTGGCCATATGGGGGTAAAGCTGGCCGCTGCCCTGGGAGCAGAAGTTACCGTTTTAAGTCACTCGGAAAAAAAGCGTGAAGATGCTTTAAAAATGGGCGCTCATCATTTTGTTCTGACTCATGACGCTGAGGTGTTTAAACAATATGCAGGCCATTTTGATTTGATTGTTAATACCGTGTCGGCTGATTTGAATATGGGCGATTATTTGGGAATGTTAAAATTGGATGCGACTCTAGTTGTTGTGGGAGTGCCAGAAAAGGCGCCGGCAATTCACGCCTTTCCGTTGATTGGGATGCGCCGCTCATATGCAGGATCTTTAATCGGTTCGCTGAAAGAAACCCAAGAGATGCTCGATTTTTGTGGCAAGCATGAAATTACCCCAGAGATTGAGCTGATTTCACCGGCAGAAGTAAATGCAGCCTATGAGCGTGTTGTTAAGAGTGACGTTAGGTATCGATTTGTCATCGATATGGCAGGTCTATAA
- a CDS encoding DUF3078 domain-containing protein, with the protein MRKIILLAALVAVSLSAQVTQLDLKSSATPALKPWQFSGTLGATFSWTATQNFVGTSSRNTAVYPSLQGNMELKYKDGDHEWRNNLALSLGYSYYPLPYAWLKTSDNLKISSIYLYHQLPWFGYFAMLNMKTSMLPGKDIESGENNYLITDVLTGQKTTVNNVTSLDLSSAFAPMFLEQWLGLFAQFVDKPEVFFEYRLGAAFRENLGEGQRAISCNGACDPNYIDVQQLANVYEIGPGSGILFKTNFFDKKLSYRVDFDVVYALMQTPQIKPPGSWSRFSFDLSSTLGCNLLSWLSLNWTLRALQNPAVIDQVQFLSNLSLAANFTL; encoded by the coding sequence ATGCGGAAAATTATTCTCTTAGCTGCGTTGGTTGCCGTTTCCCTGAGCGCTCAGGTTACTCAATTAGATCTGAAGTCTTCTGCGACCCCAGCTCTTAAACCTTGGCAGTTTAGCGGAACTTTAGGCGCGACATTCTCTTGGACGGCAACACAAAATTTTGTGGGTACGAGCAGTAGAAACACGGCGGTATACCCATCGCTTCAAGGAAATATGGAGCTTAAGTATAAAGATGGCGACCATGAGTGGCGAAACAACTTGGCTTTATCATTGGGCTACTCATACTACCCGCTACCGTATGCATGGCTTAAAACGTCAGATAATCTAAAGATTAGCTCGATTTACCTTTATCATCAGCTCCCTTGGTTCGGATATTTCGCGATGCTGAATATGAAAACTTCGATGCTGCCAGGTAAAGATATAGAAAGCGGTGAGAATAATTATTTAATAACGGATGTGCTGACTGGCCAAAAGACAACCGTTAATAATGTAACCAGCTTGGATTTGAGCAGCGCATTTGCTCCCATGTTCTTGGAACAATGGTTGGGTCTGTTTGCCCAATTCGTCGATAAGCCAGAGGTGTTTTTCGAGTATCGTTTGGGCGCTGCTTTTCGTGAAAACTTGGGGGAAGGACAGCGTGCTATTTCTTGTAACGGTGCCTGTGATCCCAATTATATTGATGTACAGCAACTGGCCAATGTTTACGAAATAGGGCCGGGCAGTGGGATTTTGTTCAAAACCAACTTCTTTGATAAAAAGCTGTCTTATCGTGTCGATTTCGATGTTGTCTATGCATTGATGCAAACGCCGCAAATAAAGCCCCCGGGCAGTTGGAGTCGTTTTAGCTTTGATTTGAGCAGTACCCTGGGCTGTAATTTGCTATCTTGGCTTTCACTAAACTGGACTTTGAGGGCACTGCAAAATCCAGCGGTAATCGATCAGGTGCAATTTTTAAGTAACTTATCGCTTGCGGCTAACTTTACTCTTTAG